The following are encoded in a window of Salmo trutta chromosome 27, fSalTru1.1, whole genome shotgun sequence genomic DNA:
- the LOC115164385 gene encoding 28S ribosomal protein S36, mitochondrial isoform X1: MGGKVSSKMAAVGRVVQVRLSNFDIYRSATTLVTQAVKPHAPLMKFPSREGVPRLNVQETLKTLAVGSPSSPPVVAPPLLSRPPGPVTLLSGTPDSVATVKELPQRYRRRALETDEMDYIQRGGPE; this comes from the exons ATGGGTGGCAAAGTCAGTAGCAAAATGGCTGCAGTTGGGCGGGTGGTACAGGTACGCTTGTCAAACTTCGATATCTATCGCTCTGCAACAACACTTGTAACCCAA GCTGTGAAACCTCATGCTCCACTAATGAAGTTTCCCAGCAGAGAGGGGGTCCCCAGGCTGAATG TCCAAGAGACTCTTAAAACATTAGCAGTCGGCTCTCCTAGTTCACCTCCAGTTGTAGCACCGCCGTTGTTATCGAGACCCCCCGGACCTGTTACTCTACTCTCTGGAACCCCAGACAGTGTGGCCACAGTGAAGGAACTCCCCCAGAGATACCGCAGGAGGGCATTGGAAACAGACGAGATGGATTATATTCAG CGTGGTGGACCAGAGTGA
- the LOC115164385 gene encoding 28S ribosomal protein S36, mitochondrial isoform X2, giving the protein MGGKVSSKMAAVGRVVQAVKPHAPLMKFPSREGVPRLNVQETLKTLAVGSPSSPPVVAPPLLSRPPGPVTLLSGTPDSVATVKELPQRYRRRALETDEMDYIQRGGPE; this is encoded by the exons ATGGGTGGCAAAGTCAGTAGCAAAATGGCTGCAGTTGGGCGGGTGGTACAG GCTGTGAAACCTCATGCTCCACTAATGAAGTTTCCCAGCAGAGAGGGGGTCCCCAGGCTGAATG TCCAAGAGACTCTTAAAACATTAGCAGTCGGCTCTCCTAGTTCACCTCCAGTTGTAGCACCGCCGTTGTTATCGAGACCCCCCGGACCTGTTACTCTACTCTCTGGAACCCCAGACAGTGTGGCCACAGTGAAGGAACTCCCCCAGAGATACCGCAGGAGGGCATTGGAAACAGACGAGATGGATTATATTCAG CGTGGTGGACCAGAGTGA